A region of the Hydra vulgaris chromosome 12, alternate assembly HydraT2T_AEP genome:
tatttgcaaaatcCTCTAGCCTGCGGGGAGGGGGAAGTGGACAAAGGGAGGGGGTGGACTGTTGCAGACAATAAATGGCAATTCGTCATCAAAGCGCCATCACTGTCTTATTATTACTTACTTGACATTATTCTAAAATAtccatctaaaataaaatgaataaactgTTGCCATGGCTATTCTGTTCATAAATCAGACATTTATTACTTGTCTAATTtatttaacgaagtgcaccaacgagaaggtaagccataggactttgcactccatctgTTAAAGGTCATAAGGCCTAAAGTTAccaacttatatataaatattattataatataaatttaaatttagagttTTTCATATTACGAAACAAATTTATTcagaatttgttaaaatattataggtGAATTCTGGGCATCATAGGATACCCCCTAGATCTGCCCCTGCATAAAATATGAACTACTTACCCAGCCATACAATTGCAATGACCTGCCAGGACAGTCCCATCTGATTTAAGAGCTACCCATGGCTTGTTACATTCATCAGTAGTCCGATAAGATGGTCTCACATCAGCACGCATAGTATATACACCACTTTCTAATTTGAAATGAACAGTTCTTTGAACCCAGcctgatataaaaaatttccacGCATCCagtgatttaaaattttccatcgCTTCTAGGGAATAAACAcctgtaatttaaaaactaaaaactaaataaaatcatGAACCCTTAAGAATtgattaaacttgaaaaaatattaagaccAACTTACACGGAGTCTTGATAAGGTAGTGATACAAATGATGATAAGTCAGTTGTGGCCATTCATTAGGGTTGTCAATCCAATTGTCTGCTGGAAACTTGTAAAGACATTGacttaaacttgaaaaaacagTAAGAGTAAACTTAATCCTAAAAAAACAGTAAGAGTAaacttaaaactgaaaaaacagTAAGAGTAAATAGTAAAATCAAGTAGTCAAGCatgctttgaaaaataaaaagtttttttttaattttcttataagatttataatacattaaacagtaaatcttataaaaaaattaggcttgaataatctattataatattaaatattaagttaaaaaagtaaactaaatgtttattCAGAACTTATAGTTTAGAGAActttacttttcttaaaaattaaaattaatttaatattaaaagttcaTCATACATAACATCTATGATTATTAATTAtgattataagttataaaagatataatactAATTATGCTTAATACTATCAAACATAATATCTATGATTATTAATTAtgattataagttataaaagatataatactAATTATGCTTAATATTATCAAACATAATATCTATGATTATTAATTAtgattataagttataaaagatataatactAATTATGCTTAATATTATCAAACATAATATCTATGATTATTAATTAtgattataagttataaaagatataatactAATTATGCTTAATATTATCAAACATAATCTCTTATTGTTCataatcttttaaacaataataaaaaatgatgcataataaaaaattataatttcagattatttaaaaagtgctaCCAAGTAATGTCAACTTTTCATTATATCTTTCTTTAGATGTTGtatctagatttttaaaataatcataaatagattccataatgctaaaaataaactaataaatgcaatatttatatagaagATAACGCTAGCCACAAAGTTTGCTTTCCCCTAAATCATAATGCCTTCCAAACGCGAATTTTGATCACGTGATTTTCCGACTTAAAggatatatggatttgttgactttttaactaaaattattataactttgtcaacTCATATAAAACTTAGTTTCAATAGATAGATATAAGAACAGCCTACACATTAACACTGTCCTACACCCTCAGGGTGTATCTGGTAGGCTAGAGGGGCCACCCAAACTCCACCTTCACTGTCATAATATCAATAATTCATCtttaaaagagtattttttttgtaattgctaGTTTTTATATGCAAGTAGTTGCTTTTATTTCCTTCTTGAACAAATACAAGAGGTTGATTTTTGAGTCAGGGTGTATGTGGGGTTGGGGTAAGCACGTATTATTGAAAACACCCTATTAAGGTGTAAGACCCctcaaaaatcattaaaaaatcaaaaaaaaatttgtgtaatTCTGACATGAAATTTATCGCTGAACTCGAATTTGAAAACCATTTCTTCAAGTAAGATTTAGTTCTTGAAATATAAATCTATTCCTTCGAGTAGGTAAATTTGATCTGCCTAGCAACACGCATAGCAACAGGTTTTTAATCAGAATcgcaagctttttttttttttttgatatgtaataaacttttttaacaatgggTAAATCATGAGTCAAACAAAGTACTCAAagtaaaaaatccaaaaaattttatttaaatagatacACTAAAACTTTGCCAATCGATTCAACTTTATCAGTTGCTCCTGTTATTAGTTAtgaaaacttctttaaatttatcaatatcctcaataaaaattgagaaaattgAGACAACtcagcataataaaaataaaactgttggTTATTGAACTGTTGGTATTGAAATTTTGTCTGGTGTAATTAATCAActatgttgtaaaaaatgtttacaatcaGAATTCAATCTTTCAGAATGTTTCCTCTAAAGAAAAGGACTCAACTCAACGTTTAATATTCGCTGCTCTAACTGCAATGAAAAAACTGAACTTTATACTTTAAAGACATACTCTgggaaaaatttttgaatgtaaATAATAGAATAGTTTATTTAATGCGTCATGTGGTCAACTTATTTCAGAATTAGAAAAGTTTACATCTCTAATGAACATTCCTAAAACCatgattaaaaatgattacaacAAGATAAATAAATCTGTTTCCTGACCATTGGTCAAGTGCCAGACCTTCGAAACTCCCTGATGACAATTAATGGTCCTGATGAGAATGTCATCTTGACACTACATGGGTAATTGGATAATAAAACAcctatattttaatcatata
Encoded here:
- the LOC136088377 gene encoding uncharacterized protein LOC136088377 codes for the protein MTIATDFWIDTGTKGLLVGLSTTCIQLIKFTLTVFSSLSQCLYKFPADNWIDNPNEWPQLTYHHLYHYLIKTPCVYSLEAMENFKSLDAWKFFISGWVQRTVHFKLESGVYTMRADVRPSYRTTDECNKPWVALKSDGTVLAGHCNCMAGLGETCSHVGAVLYKIEAAVRIGLTSPTPTELTCVWNQTFVRNITGCPVAKIIIYSDAAKQKFNKVLLPTVNSNIPTYNSKMNFFKEIESV